One stretch of bacterium DNA includes these proteins:
- a CDS encoding carboxypeptidase regulatory-like domain-containing protein, translated as MRLAGLLLCACALMIPAWGLAAASDPLPLGIVDYSQSASHLTVTRGTPEATTIALEVPHIVIEQRMVDYQPYQVFGIPGEPMRYTDGCPAIPHVTRFYRIPNTGNVELVVTAAEYELIEDIDAFPLQLEPGAFDRIVRNEAVYSKNGWYPAEVAEISAPMIMRDFRLVTVSLYPVQVNPVTRQARLYHNLQVDIVSTGGQGENELVSNHPISASFVPIYRSLIANLDESALDEISDSLGLYLIFTNTDVTAKKWADSLFVWKTRLGFPVRIEARSSWTPGQVSSVIQTAYQSSTRPEYVCLIGDPQWSVGIPHDGSNNDHTYERGNYGDEVPDIAVGRLSGNSGEMATINAKIMGYERNPYMGDTLWYRRGYFLAGVANECASNYTLMQWCAQMFATYTGVDSGTVESVNGHVNDSRVQQMFNRGISYFLWRGSWLNQMEGTIVNPMSNGWKLPVCMLITCAANDYTSGTGTAESYLIAGTASQPKGGVAAMGTSTYGTHNPHNITLAGGLMYGIANLGLEHLGNAFMYSKFWLFWTYNDGTPADFSRYFNLLGDPGLLFWTDVPVVMECAHPTTVSVGTRQVSIEAVRNDNGVPIADARVTLWKRGADSTYVKGMTDSEGRITLPVSINTTGDLLLTVSKKNHKPYLFTITCTAANQMAMLSSYTLDDDNSGGTSGNGNGIMNPSEVIDLPIYLKNFGTGSTATGISTTLTSRNPRVTVTQSSATYPNLAPGDSALGSQAFRISVSPAVQHQETALLIMTVTSSSGQVTGAIELRCVAGAVSYNSHSVIGGTFNPGTTRNLRVTLKNYGLQDLNSVTGRLVSLSPFVQVDDAQGAYGSIPAGSLQTNTTDEFTVSSNSLTFRGHQAPMMIVATATGGQTDTARFTLNVGTATTSDPTGPDVYGYFAYDNTDTQYEMSPTYQYVNISGGLGTNLNLNDEGEKVTVGQIWSTARRLPFRFKYYGVVYDTVTISANGWIAFGNQAWNDNFRNFLIPAMVAPEGMVAPYWDDLKTSGSGLGVWHYYDSANARYIVQWKANGACNTTPLDFEVILYDTTEHLTLDGNGKILFQYNQVAINFTGCGTNEPDNGCSMGIQAPRAVVGLSYLYGASYTPGSASLQSGRAVLFTTAAREMFGTIQGTVTDAGTGNPMPDVEITIDGFSYHTDTDDQGRYTIDNVLIGTYTVRASAYRYNEATVPEIVVALDSTSTANFSLTHPEISLSRDSIITTAERDPIIESFDIVNNGNGPLDYSILVYYAGDENPNPWDSVSGINLSALTSDYQIMGCEFVGDYWWVSGGGASGHNMLYKFALNGQLAGSIPQPTTTDVGWFDLAYDGELIYGSDGPNIVGIDEQGSIRRTIPSPMNPTRAVAYDPASRHFWVTDYTHDIFEIDTLGNILQQIENRGTGALAITGMAWNPTDVNGFKLYIFSQNGTSSFVRVTKMHPLSHVQQTVVDLPSLPGDRAGGCAITPAWNSTLLVFGAVLQNSTGDRLGIYEMAFNTTWINVTPSQFSVPGGGTRQVNIALNPEFLRPDLYPVNLHIASVTLDTTLVLPVRLTVLPSSVVEDEILPVLPSEYALQQNYPNPFNPVTSIRYDLRDPGHTKLVVYNLLGEQVAILVDGFQSAGRYQIAFDATSLPSGMYFYRLESGSFKQVHKMVLMK; from the coding sequence ATGAGACTGGCAGGATTACTTCTTTGCGCGTGTGCCCTGATGATCCCGGCCTGGGGATTGGCGGCCGCAAGTGACCCACTTCCTTTGGGAATCGTAGACTATTCGCAGTCTGCTTCCCATCTGACGGTTACGCGGGGAACTCCCGAGGCGACCACCATCGCTCTCGAAGTGCCCCACATCGTGATCGAGCAGCGGATGGTGGACTATCAGCCCTATCAGGTGTTCGGGATTCCCGGCGAGCCGATGCGTTATACCGACGGCTGCCCGGCTATCCCGCATGTTACCCGCTTCTACCGGATTCCCAACACCGGCAACGTAGAACTGGTCGTCACGGCGGCGGAGTACGAACTGATCGAAGACATTGACGCATTCCCGCTCCAGCTCGAGCCGGGTGCCTTCGACCGGATCGTCCGCAATGAAGCCGTGTACTCCAAGAACGGCTGGTATCCGGCGGAGGTGGCGGAGATCTCGGCCCCGATGATCATGCGCGATTTCCGGTTGGTGACGGTATCGCTCTATCCGGTGCAGGTGAATCCGGTCACCCGGCAGGCGCGACTCTACCACAACCTGCAGGTGGACATCGTATCCACCGGCGGGCAGGGGGAGAATGAGCTGGTGTCGAACCATCCGATCTCGGCTTCCTTTGTTCCCATCTATCGTTCATTGATCGCGAACCTCGATGAGAGCGCCCTCGACGAGATCAGCGATTCCTTGGGCTTGTACCTGATCTTTACCAATACTGACGTCACTGCCAAGAAATGGGCGGACAGCCTTTTCGTGTGGAAAACCCGGCTGGGCTTTCCGGTGCGGATCGAAGCCCGCAGTTCCTGGACTCCCGGCCAGGTGTCCTCAGTCATTCAGACGGCATACCAGAGCTCCACTCGTCCCGAGTACGTCTGTCTCATCGGAGATCCTCAGTGGTCTGTGGGGATCCCGCACGACGGCAGCAACAACGATCACACCTACGAGCGCGGCAACTACGGCGATGAGGTCCCCGATATCGCAGTGGGGCGGCTCAGCGGGAACTCCGGCGAGATGGCGACGATCAATGCCAAGATCATGGGCTACGAACGGAATCCCTACATGGGGGACACCCTGTGGTACCGGCGAGGCTATTTCCTGGCGGGCGTGGCCAATGAATGCGCTTCAAACTACACGCTCATGCAGTGGTGCGCACAGATGTTTGCCACCTACACGGGCGTGGACAGCGGTACCGTCGAATCGGTGAACGGCCACGTCAACGACAGCCGGGTACAACAGATGTTCAACCGCGGTATCTCCTATTTTCTCTGGCGCGGTTCATGGCTCAACCAGATGGAAGGGACCATCGTCAATCCCATGAGCAACGGGTGGAAGCTCCCCGTGTGCATGCTGATCACCTGCGCGGCGAACGATTACACTTCCGGCACGGGCACGGCGGAGAGTTATCTGATTGCCGGAACTGCGTCTCAACCGAAGGGCGGTGTGGCAGCGATGGGAACGTCCACGTACGGCACCCACAATCCGCACAATATCACTCTGGCGGGCGGACTTATGTACGGCATCGCCAACCTCGGCCTGGAGCATCTGGGCAACGCCTTCATGTACTCCAAGTTCTGGCTGTTCTGGACGTACAACGACGGTACGCCAGCTGATTTCTCTCGCTACTTCAACCTCTTGGGCGATCCCGGCTTGTTGTTCTGGACCGACGTTCCGGTGGTCATGGAGTGCGCTCATCCGACGACGGTCAGCGTCGGCACGCGGCAGGTGTCCATCGAGGCGGTTCGCAATGACAACGGCGTGCCGATCGCCGATGCGCGGGTAACGCTGTGGAAGCGTGGGGCCGACTCCACCTACGTCAAGGGCATGACGGACTCTGAAGGCCGGATCACGCTGCCCGTAAGCATCAATACGACGGGCGATCTGCTGCTCACCGTCTCGAAGAAGAACCACAAGCCGTACCTGTTCACGATTACATGCACGGCAGCGAATCAAATGGCCATGCTGAGCTCGTACACGCTCGACGACGACAACAGCGGCGGCACCAGCGGCAACGGGAATGGGATCATGAATCCTAGCGAGGTGATTGATCTGCCGATCTACCTCAAGAATTTCGGGACGGGGAGCACGGCGACCGGCATCAGCACGACTCTGACAAGCCGCAATCCGCGCGTGACGGTCACCCAGAGCTCGGCCACCTACCCCAATCTGGCTCCCGGCGATTCGGCTCTCGGATCGCAGGCGTTTCGCATTTCGGTATCACCGGCCGTACAGCATCAGGAAACGGCCCTGTTGATCATGACCGTAACCAGCTCCAGCGGGCAAGTGACCGGTGCGATTGAGCTGCGATGCGTAGCGGGTGCCGTGAGCTACAACAGCCATAGCGTGATCGGCGGCACGTTCAATCCGGGCACAACGCGGAATCTGCGCGTGACCCTGAAAAACTACGGCCTGCAGGACTTGAATTCGGTTACCGGACGACTGGTGTCGCTCAGCCCGTTTGTGCAGGTGGACGATGCGCAGGGAGCCTATGGCAGCATCCCGGCGGGCAGTCTGCAGACCAACACCACCGACGAGTTCACCGTTTCGTCCAACAGTCTCACGTTCCGCGGCCATCAGGCTCCCATGATGATCGTCGCCACCGCCACGGGAGGGCAGACGGACACGGCGCGGTTCACGTTGAACGTGGGTACGGCCACCACTTCGGATCCGACCGGCCCGGACGTCTACGGTTACTTCGCCTACGACAACACCGATACCCAATACGAGATGTCGCCCACCTACCAATACGTGAACATATCGGGCGGGCTCGGCACCAACTTGAATCTGAACGACGAAGGAGAGAAGGTCACGGTAGGCCAGATTTGGTCCACGGCGCGGCGGCTGCCGTTCCGTTTCAAATACTACGGCGTCGTTTATGATACCGTGACGATCAGTGCCAACGGCTGGATCGCCTTCGGCAATCAGGCGTGGAACGACAATTTCCGCAACTTTCTGATTCCCGCCATGGTAGCTCCTGAAGGGATGGTTGCCCCCTACTGGGACGATCTGAAGACCTCCGGCAGCGGCTTGGGCGTTTGGCACTATTACGATTCGGCGAATGCGCGGTACATTGTTCAGTGGAAGGCGAACGGAGCCTGCAATACCACTCCGCTCGACTTCGAGGTCATCCTCTACGACACGACCGAGCATCTTACGCTGGACGGCAACGGCAAGATTCTGTTTCAATACAATCAGGTGGCGATCAACTTCACCGGTTGCGGTACCAACGAACCCGACAACGGCTGCTCGATGGGAATTCAAGCGCCGCGGGCGGTTGTCGGACTTTCCTATCTGTACGGCGCCAGCTATACGCCGGGATCGGCCTCCCTGCAGTCGGGACGGGCGGTGCTGTTTACGACGGCGGCCCGCGAGATGTTCGGGACCATCCAAGGCACGGTAACGGACGCCGGGACCGGCAATCCCATGCCGGACGTGGAAATCACGATAGACGGTTTCAGCTATCATACCGACACCGACGATCAGGGCCGGTACACGATTGACAACGTTCTGATCGGCACTTACACAGTGCGGGCGTCGGCCTACCGTTACAACGAAGCCACGGTGCCGGAAATCGTGGTGGCGCTGGACAGCACGTCCACCGCCAACTTCTCCCTCACGCATCCCGAGATCAGTCTTTCGCGCGATTCCATCATCACGACGGCGGAGCGCGATCCGATCATCGAGTCCTTTGACATCGTCAACAACGGCAACGGCCCTCTGGACTACAGCATTCTCGTTTACTACGCCGGCGACGAGAATCCCAATCCGTGGGACTCGGTGAGCGGAATCAATTTGAGCGCACTCACCAGTGACTACCAGATCATGGGTTGCGAATTCGTGGGCGATTACTGGTGGGTGTCGGGCGGCGGCGCAAGCGGTCATAATATGCTCTACAAGTTCGCGCTGAACGGTCAATTGGCCGGCTCGATTCCACAGCCGACAACGACCGACGTGGGCTGGTTCGATCTGGCCTATGACGGCGAACTGATCTACGGATCGGACGGCCCGAACATCGTGGGCATTGACGAGCAAGGCAGCATCCGCCGGACGATTCCCAGCCCGATGAATCCGACGCGCGCTGTTGCCTATGATCCGGCATCGCGGCATTTCTGGGTGACGGACTACACACACGACATCTTTGAGATTGACACGCTGGGGAACATCCTCCAGCAGATCGAGAACCGGGGGACGGGCGCGCTGGCCATCACCGGCATGGCCTGGAACCCGACCGACGTCAACGGATTCAAGCTGTACATTTTCAGCCAGAACGGAACGTCGTCGTTCGTGCGGGTAACGAAGATGCATCCCTTGTCCCACGTGCAGCAGACGGTGGTGGACTTGCCGTCACTTCCCGGCGACCGGGCCGGCGGCTGCGCGATCACTCCCGCCTGGAACAGCACGCTGTTGGTGTTTGGAGCCGTTTTGCAGAACAGCACCGGTGACCGGCTGGGCATCTACGAAATGGCGTTCAACACGACTTGGATCAATGTCACGCCGTCGCAATTCTCGGTGCCGGGCGGCGGAACGCGGCAAGTGAACATCGCCCTGAATCCGGAGTTCCTGCGGCCTGACTTGTACCCGGTCAACCTGCACATTGCCAGTGTGACACTGGACACAACTCTGGTGTTGCCGGTTCGCCTGACGGTGCTGCCCAGCAGCGTGGTGGAGGATGAGATCCTGCCCGTATTGCCGTCGGAATATGCACTGCAGCAGAACTACCCCAATCCCTTCAATCCGGTGACGAGCATCCGTTATGACCTGCGCGATCCGGGTCACACAAAACTGGTGGTGTACAATCTGCTGGGCGAGCAGGTCGCGATTCTGGTGGATGGATTCCAATCGGCGGGACGCTATCAAATAGCCTTCGACGCTACGAGCCTTCCGTCGGGCATGTACTTCTATCGCCTCGAGAGCGGCAGCTTCAAGCAAGTACACAAGATGGTGCTGATGAAGTAA
- a CDS encoding T9SS type A sorting domain-containing protein, producing MRIMFFVLAILGLIILSPLLACAQPLVISLTNVGHPLDDNCGPGGNLLPDGTDICLFRDRDHDGPDRCDFNVGMEIDTCFGLRCFEMNGGAYDMPGVFFSPAITVGNVEPPCTMTPYFLLVRHGELLAYVSGPFSIQPTGPQEIILTLWECHDETDWDFCEPPPSPSNFHASDGPADSGVVLSWNYENLQLPFVSDSFMVYRDTTLLAQLDSTLYRFVDCGAIPEERYEYRIRVRRNLEGEILLSPTVGDSGGWIPLESHNPRNPTDVMFSIYPSYPNPFNAVTSIVFEVSQPSIVRIAVFDVFGRETVRLHDGLSAPGRHELEFHAENLPSGTYFVHLQTPRISQTQKILLIR from the coding sequence ATGAGAATCATGTTTTTCGTCTTGGCCATTCTTGGATTGATCATCCTATCCCCCCTGCTTGCGTGTGCCCAGCCATTGGTGATTTCTCTCACCAACGTCGGCCACCCTCTTGACGATAATTGCGGGCCGGGGGGCAATCTTCTGCCCGATGGAACGGACATATGCCTGTTTCGGGATCGTGACCATGACGGTCCCGATCGCTGTGACTTCAATGTGGGCATGGAGATTGACACGTGTTTTGGTCTGCGTTGCTTCGAAATGAACGGCGGTGCCTACGACATGCCCGGCGTCTTTTTTTCTCCCGCTATCACCGTAGGCAACGTCGAACCGCCGTGTACGATGACGCCCTACTTCTTGCTCGTACGTCATGGGGAGCTTCTTGCTTACGTCTCAGGACCATTCAGCATTCAACCAACAGGTCCGCAGGAAATCATCCTGACTTTGTGGGAATGCCACGATGAAACGGACTGGGATTTCTGCGAGCCGCCGCCAAGCCCGTCCAACTTCCACGCTTCCGACGGCCCAGCCGACAGCGGAGTCGTCCTCTCTTGGAACTATGAGAATCTTCAGCTCCCATTTGTCTCGGACAGCTTCATGGTTTATCGTGACACCACGCTGCTGGCGCAGTTGGATTCCACCCTCTACCGGTTCGTGGATTGCGGTGCAATCCCGGAGGAACGTTATGAGTATCGGATTCGGGTGCGGCGCAATTTGGAGGGCGAAATTCTCCTGTCACCCACCGTCGGGGATTCGGGGGGATGGATTCCTTTGGAATCCCATAATCCACGCAATCCGACCGATGTGATGTTCTCTATCTATCCCAGCTACCCCAACCCTTTCAATGCGGTGACGAGTATCGTGTTTGAAGTGTCCCAACCTTCAATCGTGCGGATTGCGGTCTTCGACGTTTTCGGCCGCGAGACGGTCAGACTTCACGACGGACTCTCCGCCCCGGGCCGCCATGAACTCGAATTCCACGCGGAGAATCTTCCGTCGGGAACCTATTTCGTTCACTTGCAAACGCCGCGAATCAGCCAGACGCAGAAAATCCTGTTGATCCGCTGA
- a CDS encoding transglutaminase codes for MKRLHCFVSVALFVCFASPLFAAPGDVVARIPTPASAPTGLAFDGTHLWIADRLTDTLYAIDRQSGQVARALPAPGFVPLGLTWDGAHLWCIDGEEKRILQLDVKTGITLRSLESPTQRPEGLAWDGKYLWLSDGAEDVLCQISTEDGTTIVSYRAPSGNSTGLTYWNGYLWCADRRDDKIFLFDVKHGEVVFGLDAPGKYARGLTSDGQHLYVVDYQADSIFQLVMDDGSPLRVLDTHTLDLALLHEFRNYGPGEVPTFDAYISIPAILPNQKLLSEVRFTPPPQEIIRDRWNQPIAHFRLDNPGLAVRNQVKMEVRAELSEARTLVFPHRVGKLEEIPADVRKTYLVDEDKYRMSDPIIQNAVRAAVGFETNPYWMMRGIHKYIREHLSYELAGGWNVAPKVLERGNGSCSEYTFVFISMCRAAGIPARYVGAVVIRGDDASTDEHFHRWSQVYLPGYGWVHVDPQGGDRDVPAEVAESIGVVENKFLITTEGGGASEYLGWSYNHNEKWTSRGPVKVHVEATGEWSPAPQESSAGE; via the coding sequence ATGAAACGGTTGCATTGCTTCGTCTCCGTTGCACTATTCGTCTGTTTTGCCTCGCCATTGTTCGCTGCTCCCGGTGACGTAGTGGCGCGCATCCCGACTCCGGCTTCCGCACCGACGGGTTTGGCCTTCGATGGAACCCACCTGTGGATTGCCGACCGGCTCACCGACACGTTGTACGCGATAGACCGGCAAAGCGGCCAGGTCGCGCGTGCCCTTCCCGCACCGGGCTTCGTGCCGCTCGGGCTTACGTGGGACGGCGCGCATCTCTGGTGTATTGATGGAGAAGAGAAGCGCATTCTCCAGCTCGACGTGAAAACCGGAATCACGCTGCGCAGTCTGGAATCTCCGACCCAGCGGCCGGAAGGTTTGGCGTGGGACGGCAAGTATCTGTGGCTGAGTGATGGTGCAGAAGACGTTCTTTGTCAGATCTCAACCGAAGACGGAACCACGATCGTCAGCTATCGCGCGCCGTCCGGTAATTCCACCGGCCTGACGTATTGGAACGGCTACCTGTGGTGTGCCGACCGTCGCGATGATAAGATATTCCTCTTCGACGTCAAACATGGCGAAGTCGTGTTCGGTTTGGATGCGCCGGGGAAGTATGCGCGCGGATTGACGAGCGACGGGCAACATCTCTATGTGGTGGACTATCAGGCGGATTCCATCTTCCAGCTTGTTATGGATGACGGAAGTCCACTTCGCGTTTTAGACACACACACGCTCGACCTCGCGCTGCTTCACGAGTTTCGCAACTACGGTCCGGGAGAAGTTCCCACCTTCGACGCATATATTTCCATTCCCGCCATTTTGCCTAATCAGAAACTGCTCTCCGAAGTGCGGTTTACTCCTCCGCCGCAGGAGATCATTCGCGACCGCTGGAATCAGCCAATTGCCCATTTCCGTCTCGACAACCCGGGACTGGCCGTGCGCAATCAGGTGAAGATGGAAGTCCGGGCCGAGCTTTCCGAGGCGCGCACGCTCGTCTTTCCGCATCGCGTCGGCAAGCTCGAGGAGATTCCGGCCGACGTTCGAAAGACCTATCTGGTGGACGAAGACAAGTACCGCATGAGCGATCCGATCATTCAGAATGCGGTGCGCGCGGCGGTGGGTTTCGAGACCAATCCCTACTGGATGATGCGCGGGATCCACAAGTACATCCGCGAACACCTGAGCTACGAACTCGCGGGCGGCTGGAACGTCGCTCCCAAAGTTCTGGAACGCGGCAACGGTTCGTGCAGCGAATACACTTTCGTTTTTATTTCGATGTGCCGGGCGGCGGGGATTCCCGCGCGCTACGTCGGCGCGGTCGTGATTCGCGGCGATGACGCTTCCACGGATGAGCATTTCCATCGCTGGAGTCAGGTGTATCTTCCCGGTTATGGCTGGGTGCACGTGGATCCGCAGGGCGGAGATCGCGACGTGCCTGCCGAAGTTGCCGAGTCCATCGGCGTAGTCGAGAACAAGTTTCTCATCACCACCGAGGGTGGCGGCGCATCGGAGTATCTCGGTTGGAGCTACAACCACAACGAGAAATGGACCAGTCGCGGCCCGGTGAAAGTGCACGTGGAAGCGACCGGCGAATGGAGTCCCGCCCCGCAGGAATCCAGCGCGGGCGAGTGA